The genomic region ACTGGCCGACGAACGAGCTCGAATCGAAGAAATGGACCGAGCGGTCAGCCGCCTCGAAAACGAATCGATCCAACGATCCGCCGGCGAATTGCTTACAAACGACGACACAACAGCAGACCAAGATACAGCAGACCAAGATACAGCAAACGACGATACCTCAGCCGATCAAGCCGCGGCCGGACCTAGCTTCGCCGCCGACGGACCCAACTTGGGACGCATGATCCCAGCCGAGATGATGGGCGGCGTTGGCACCGACGCGAACGGCGAGATCGAAATGTTCGATCCTTCCAAGGAACAATACCCGGGAATCATTCTCGGGATTTCAACCTGCAGCAACAAGCTTCGTGACGACAACGGCAATGTCCGCGATCACTACTATTGCCGCCCGGGTGACGACGTGCGGATGATGTTCCCGAACGCTTCGGAAAACCCAAAAGTTGTTAATCAAAAATTCACCGTCGTGGATTTGTACGAGTCCGGCATGAGCGAGTACGACAGTACGTTCGCGTTCGTCCGCTTGGATCATCTGCAAGACTTCCGCGGCATGATCGATCCGATTTCAGGTGGCAAGAGTATCACCACGATCCAACTGAAACTCGCCGAGGGAGCCAACCTCAACGCAGTTCGCGACGCACTGCGTCTTCGCTTCCCACCGGACACTTACGCCTACAGCATCCAAACCTGGCGGGACATGCAAGGTCCCCTGCTGGCTGCCGTCCGCCTAGAAACAACGATTTTGAACATCCTGCTGTTCCTGATTATTGCCGTCGCCGGCTTCGGGATCCTGGCCACGTTCTTCATGATCGTGGTCGAAAAGACCCGCGACATTGGGACCCTCAAAGCACTGGGCGCCAGTGGCACCGGCGTGATGAGCATCTTCCTCAGCTACGGCTTATTGCTGGGCATTGTCGGCAGTGGAGTTGGCTTGTTGGGCGGCGTGATGTTTGTCCACCGAATCAACGACGTCGCTGGCTTGATCGAAAGGATCACCGGCCAAGAAGTATTCGACCCCACGGTCTACTACTTCACTGAAATCCCTACGATCATCAATCCGTTCACTTTGTGCTGGGTGATGGCCGGTGCGGTCGCGATCGCGGCCGGTGCCAGCGTGCTGCCCGCCATGCGAGCCGCCCGAATGCACCCCGTAACGGCACTGCGTTTTGAATAGTGCATCTTCCCCACGATCGATTCACATGACCTCATCCAGCGATATGCCCATTCTAGAAGCTCGCGATATCCGCAAGAGCTACTACAAGAACCAGATCGAACTGCCCGTTTTGCGGGGAGTCGATGTTGCGTTCCATCGCGGCGAACTGTCGGCCCTGGTCGGACGCAGCGGCAGTGGCAAGAGCACGCTGATGCACTTGCTAGCCACCCTGGACCAACCCGATTCGGGTGAGGTCTGGTTCAACGGAAAACGCATCGACAACCTGTCTCGACGTGTTCGCGATTCTTATCGCAATCAAGACATCGGGATCATCTTCCAGTTCTACCACTTGTTGCCTGAACTGACCGCACTGGAAAACGTGCTCGCGCCCGCCATGATCAGCCGCAGCGTACTGGGTTACCTCCGCGAACGCCGGTCGCTCGCCAAACGCGCCGAAGCGATGCTAGATCGAGTGGGTCTGCTCGAACGCCGAGGACACAAGCCGTCCGAAATGTCGGGTGGCGAAATGCAACGCGTCGCAATCGCTCGGTCGCTGATGTCCGAACCACAACTCTTGTTGGCTGACGAGCCGACTGGAAACCTGGACACCGAAACCGGCGAATCGATTTTGGAATTGCTACAACAATTAAACAACGACGATGGCTTGACGATCGTGATGATCACCCACGATGACGCCATCGCAAGTCGCGCCGATCGTTGCTACCGAATGCAAGACGGATTGCTAGTGGACCGTTTAAAAGACAGCCCCCGCAAGGCGTCTGACAACGCTAACAAAGCAGCCCGATTGATCGCCTAACAGCCTGTTGATTTTCGGTTGCAATAGGCACAGCCCCTGCGCCCTTCGGATAAAAGCATTTGAGAACGCCACAATTTAACTGGCGGACTAAACGCCAGCGCGTCTCTGCTACCTTGCGATGCGAATTTCAACACGCCGCTAAGCGTTGCTACTTGGCTTAGCAATCGCCGAAGGGTCACCGAACGCGATTTCAATCGCTCGATCAAAACGTTCTCTTAGCAACGTCATTTGGTCCGCACTGAGACTCTGGCCAATCATGCTGGCCACGTGCAGCCCAATGATCAAGATCGCTCCGATCGGAATCACCAGCAAGCACGAGGGCTGGTAGCCGAGGCTCCACTGCACATAGCCGACAATCGCGGCCAACAGCATCAAGACGGCGACCACAAAGTAGAACGCCATAAACATCGTCCATATTTCAGGCCGAGGCGAATAGCGAGCAAACAGCTGCGACCCGCCATCGGTTGCACTGAACTGAGCCGACAGGTGGGGCGACCAAAAGCGTCGCTCGGCACGTTCGATCTTAAAATCAAACACGGTCCCCGCCGATTCCGCCAATCCCCGAATTTCCTCGCTTGCGATCGCAGCCTTCAGCCGTTCGATCGCCACATCCTTCTCGAAAGGAACGTCCACCTCGAAGGCGGGTTGAAGCTGGAAGAACTTCATAAGGATCGACTCGGCTGCCGGAGCAATTTGACTAGTGGGGACGATGGGCCAATTCAGTTGCCGGGGCGAATTATAGTGCCAAAAGTAGCGATGATGTTGCTCCCGAGCGAACTCTGAGAACAGCGTTTTTCTTAGGACAGCCCGACTCCTAAGCCAGTCCAGAGAATGAACCTGAAGTTGGGCGTGCCTGTTCACAAATTACCTGACTTCTAAATCTCTTGCGTGTGATTCCAAGGTACGGGCACTCGCGTGGCCGGGCGATGCGACAACGGATGATGCGACAACGGATTCC from Neorhodopirellula lusitana harbors:
- a CDS encoding ABC transporter permease; protein product: MYRLLLCFRYLRTRYIALASIISVTLGVATLIVVNSVMAGFSAEMHERLHGLASDILIECHASGGMPDPEGHLKEIERIVGDDLVGSSCSVHVPSMLGIDFNGQLITRHVNLVGIDAKTYDTVSHFGRYLIHPDNQEQVSFDLRENGFSDERENFPASGWQYRKARLAYEKALADERARIEEMDRAVSRLENESIQRSAGELLTNDDTTADQDTADQDTANDDTSADQAAAGPSFAADGPNLGRMIPAEMMGGVGTDANGEIEMFDPSKEQYPGIILGISTCSNKLRDDNGNVRDHYYCRPGDDVRMMFPNASENPKVVNQKFTVVDLYESGMSEYDSTFAFVRLDHLQDFRGMIDPISGGKSITTIQLKLAEGANLNAVRDALRLRFPPDTYAYSIQTWRDMQGPLLAAVRLETTILNILLFLIIAVAGFGILATFFMIVVEKTRDIGTLKALGASGTGVMSIFLSYGLLLGIVGSGVGLLGGVMFVHRINDVAGLIERITGQEVFDPTVYYFTEIPTIINPFTLCWVMAGAVAIAAGASVLPAMRAARMHPVTALRFE
- a CDS encoding ABC transporter ATP-binding protein: MTSSSDMPILEARDIRKSYYKNQIELPVLRGVDVAFHRGELSALVGRSGSGKSTLMHLLATLDQPDSGEVWFNGKRIDNLSRRVRDSYRNQDIGIIFQFYHLLPELTALENVLAPAMISRSVLGYLRERRSLAKRAEAMLDRVGLLERRGHKPSEMSGGEMQRVAIARSLMSEPQLLLADEPTGNLDTETGESILELLQQLNNDDGLTIVMITHDDAIASRADRCYRMQDGLLVDRLKDSPRKASDNANKAARLIA